The DNA segment TTATAGATTTTCAGAGCGAGTATTGAGAAAGCTTTTTCTTGCGTGCTAGCTAATGAAGTAAACTGGTCTCCGCTAACATTTATACTGCAACGATATTTTTTTACGCTATAATCTATTCGCGTACTAAAAGAAAAGTCATCAATTAAATATCCGTTATTCTTTTTAAGCAAGATAAAGACATTGCTCAATGTCTTAAAAGCATCAGAGAAACTCTCCAGCGGTTCCGCATCATCTGATACAATGTTTTTTTCTTTAAGCTTTGATACTAAATCTTCCATGTCATTGTGAGACTTATGATTAAAGAACTATCAGGCTTATAATAATAGTTTAAGACAAAGTATCATTTTAACTATAGGTAAAACCTTTTAAATAATCTGAATAGAGATACTCTATTTGTTCCATTCTCTGAAATGCATTTTTAAAGCATACAGGCCTATGAGAAAACAAATGATGGCTCCAGAGCCAAATACTATTCGAGCTAATGAAATGTTGGAGCTGTGACTTAGCGAAGAAACTCCGCCCGAGAAATTTGCTCCGTCTCCAAACAGAGCCACCCACCCTCCAATGCTTGCCATCGCGAAAATTAGAATTGCTGCAAACAGATTATTCCATTTCTTGTTGTCTCCCATAAAGATCATAACTCCGGTTAATGCGAATACAAATCCACACAATCCCAATACCCACCTTGGCGCATTTAACCCGGCTTCATCCATTGGAATAATTTCAGCGGAAGCAAGAATGATTGCCAGTCCTGTCCCACAGAATAACAGGCTCGCTAACGCTTTTTGTTTTGGGGTCGGTTGTTTTGAAGACATGTGGGTTTCTGTTTGTAATGTAAGTTAAAGGTATTGAATACAGTTCTAACTCATTATCAATCACCCGGATCATTTCATCATTTCATCATTTCATTTAATCTTGCCCGTGCTTCATCAAATCGGGCTTGCATGCGAGGAGTTTCTGTATCTCCGTAAGCTCTGCGTGCTTGCATCTCAGCTGCATCAATGGCACGAATGAGATCTGCTGCTGCCGCAACTCGAGCGGAGTCATCCGTAGATCCGATTTCACCGATCCAAATGGGTGAAGAATGAGCAAATGGACGCGCATGCATACTTGGCCATGAATCTTCACTTTGTGATGCAGCAAAGGCTCTGGCAGCAATCCAACCTCCTTCGGGCAGATCAACTTCCCCAGAAAAAGATTTGGATTCACCGGCGCTTACCCCTTCAAGTTGCCGGACCACGGTTCCATTTACCAAAATTTCTAAAGTCTGAATATCAGTGGTACTAGCTAAAGTGACATTCCAGGTCTGTATGCCTGTTGTGGTAACATCCCCCGGGCGGGTACCATCACCCAGCTCAAGCATCAATGCAGGACCGGTGGTCAGGAAACTTTTGCCTGCGGCAGCAGCTTCAACAACCTCTGAGGCCGTTGGGTTATTATTTGATGTACGCACATAGTTTCGTCCCGTTCCCATTGCCGGTGTGCGATGAAAGTCTACCCATCCATCCGTACCCGACATGGCTGCAATTGGTTTTCCGATGTTGAGCAGCCGATACCAGACCTCGGCATTTCCCAGCGGACTGGTCCAGGCACAAACCAGTTCAATACCCATACGCTCAGCAAGTACACCATCAGAAATGAGTTCAAGAGGAATAGGACCGTCTTCCAGATGTGTAAATGGGTCTGTGTCTGATCCTATTGGGTGTACATAGGTAGGAAAAGCGCCGTTTTTCTCTGCAAATTCAAAAACGTCTCCGTTAGTCAGGTCCGGATCACCTAGCGTTGGATTATAAGGGCCAAAAAACCAGGGTGAAAAGGGGCTTTTAACATTGAGTAAACCAATATGCCCATGAAAGTGAGAACGCACTTCTTGTCCCTGCTGAACCGTATACCCATCATTTGAGGTCTCTTCCCCAATCAGGCTTCGATCTATACGACGTTCCCAACGGTTCCAGGACATTGGCGCTAATTGATCCAGGGATTCTCCGGCCATTAGTCTTAATGCATCTTTATGAGTAGCTCTGTGATGTCCATCACCATTTAAGTGAACATGGTGGTCTGCTGATGTATAACCAGCTGCGTCAGCGTCCCAGATTTTCGAAATAGTCTGTGTGACCTGTTCGGTATTATTCTTTTTAATCCGTACTTCCGTTTCAACTAGAGGGGCCATTGGGCCACGAGCAGTTAGTATGTTGTAGCGTCCTTCCGGCAGTGAAAATTCTGCACTGTTTTCCACATAAAAATAGTAGCGCCCGGTTTGTGGGTCGAAATAGGTGGCGTCTTCTGAAAAGGTAACCGGATGGCCATTGGCATGTGTGATCGAAACGCGAGCAGTTATGGGTTCTCCGGAATCATTATTCAACGCAAGTGAAAGGGTGCCGTTTGGGGCCCCGTAATTCCATTCGGTGACTTCAACCCTTTGAGGTGTGCCTCCATATGTTGAGATGCGCATCATCTGAAACTGACGGTTCTCATCCAGTTCTACATAAAATATATCGTCCCCATCGGCGCTGAAAGCTGGCGTTAAAGCAAAGGGATTGCCATCCGTCAGGCGATGTTTTACCCGAGGGTCATCCAGATCCATGGTCCAGAGGTGATAGTCGTTATCAATAGGAGCGCTATACACAATCAGGCGCTCTTTTGGATGGGTATCGGCGGTAAGATGATACGTTAGTGTTTCAGAGTGGGCGATCTTATCAACGCCCGTTATAAAATTCCGCTCGCGTAGCACACGATGGGAGCCGCTGCCATGTAAATACAAAATGCCATTACCATCCGGAAGCATACGTACATTACGAACTACTTGTCTTAACCGGGTCAGAGTATCTTCGGTAGCAGCCTCTAGATGCCGGCGGCGAAGTTCCAGACTTCCGCTTTCGCCAGTGGTGTAGTATAAATACCGTCCATCCTTCGAGAATTCGGGATCAAGTTCTATGGCAGGGGTATCGATAAGTTGCTCCTTCCCACTTTGAACATCAATTATCACTACGGAAGTATTATCACCCGTATCTCGAATAAAAGTAATGTGAGAGCCGTTCGGTGACCACCTGGGGCGGCTATCCACCCCTGAACCATTGGTAAGCCTGTTTGCAACCCCGGTTTTGAGGTCCATAAGCCAGAGCCACCCCTGAGCTGCAAAGGCCAGTGTTTCTCCATCAGGAGCCGGGGCAGGGTCAACAGTCCCATGCGAGAGAATAGGAAGCTCGTGTTGTTCCAGATACACATGGTGCCCAAAATCATCCAGCTTTTGGTAGTGGTTTGTCCATTGGCCATGAGCCAATGAAGAGGTCATTACAATAGCTATAATGATTAGGAGAGAACTTTGAAGGGCACTTTTTTTATAGATTGTTTTCATAGTGGTTTTCATATTTTTTTGGAAGAGGCTGCGCATTTAGAAATCTCCTTTTACCATCTCCATCAGCTCAATCGATTCCCCATCGGGACCAAAGAAGAAAACGGTTTTTGCTTCTACATCTCCGGCTTTCAGATGACGTTTTTCTACCGCTAGTTGGGCTCCTGCATTTAAAGCTCTTTCAATGGATGCCTCAATATCATCTACCTCAATTCCTACATGTTGATAATGGGGTGATTGTAAGGTGGAGTCACCGGCAACAGGGGATTGGGCAAATTCATAGTTAAACCGATAACCGGGCATGCGCATCAATGTAATATTGATAGCAAGCGTATCATTATCTGATCCTTCATTAAGAACTACCATCTCTGTAAGGTGCTTGTGGAACTCCATGCCAAACGCTTCTTCATAAAAAGCCCTTGATGCTCCCGCATCAGTCACATACAGCATGGCATGATTAAAGCGCGGATTTGATGATGTTTGTGTATCAATATCACTGCAAGATAAGATCAGGCAAAGCCCCAAAAACCCTAATACTTTATACATAGTAACCTACATTTTGTTAAGTAAACGCAGTGCATATAATTAATAAGCTCCCGAAAATCTGCGCAAATTGATAGACTAAAATACTTTTAATTAGGGTATTTGCAACTTTTCGGATTTAATTATTCTATAGAAAAAGTTCCTGGCCGTTCAAAACCAGATACTTTAAGCTTGGCTAAAAATATATTTGGTTTTATAGTGTGCTAACTAAGGATGAAAAACACCAATATCTTGACGTAAGGGGAGCATTTTAGCCTGCACCACATGTTGGGTGACTACTAAAAAGGAAGATCTTTTTGGGCTGAAAGTTGATCAGACTAAAATTACTCAGCTCCGGCTACCTTCATGTCTAAAGTATAAACGGCGGTTGAAGCGGTGATAAAAAGCGTTTGGTTTTCAGGACCGCCAAAAGTGACGTTAGCTGTCCACGGTTGAGGAACTTTGATATGCTCGATTTGCTCACCTTCAGGATTAAAAACAATAACCCCGTCTCCGGTAAGGTAGATATTGCCCTCTTCATCCAGAGTCATGCCGTCCGATCCAAATTCAGTTATCAGTGTTTGGTTACTGAGGTTTCCGTCACTACTGATTGTATAAGAGTAGGTTTTTCCATCGCCGATGTCTGCAACGTATAAGGTTTTGCCATCGGGAGTGCCAATAATGCCATTGGGTTTAACGACATCCTCTGCAGCTATCGTTAAATTGTTTTCAGGGCTCAGATAATAGACCCTTTGCTCCGTGATTTCGGGTTCCGTACGTGTCCAGTACTCTCGCTGGTAGTAAGGATCGGTGAAATATATGCCGCCTTTGGAATCTACCCAGATATCATTGGGACCATTGAGCTTTTTGTCTTCAAAATCGGCAACCAACACGGTAACTTCTTTATCAGGGCTGATACTCCACAATTCATTATTCCCATCAGCTGCCGCAAGGAGGTTCCCATCATGATCGAAATAAAGCCCATTAGCCCGTCCGGACTCATCCATAAAAACAGAAATGGGTTCTCCCTTAGTCCAGACATGAATTTTATTGTTAGGCTGATCTGTGAAGTAGACATTTCCTTTGGAGTCAGCGATAGGGCCTTCAGTAAATGAAAAATTGTCTGAGATCAAAGTGAGTTCTGCTCCATCAGCAACTACAGGGCTTTGCTGAGCAAAAGCAGAAATATTAAAAACAGCGGAAAGTAGAAGTAAAGTAAAAAAGCTTTTCATAACGGTTGTTCGGTGATTATAAGAATGCCCAAAATTAATTTGTAGCCGAGTATAGCTAAAAAAATCCGGGGTTACTCCTTTAGAGTACATTAATCAATCAAAAAGTTAGATAAACGGGTTAATTAGTAATTATATCCCGAAACCCGATGGAGTACACATAATCAGAGTTAGGGTTTTGTCCTTCATAAAGCTCAACAAGTTGGCCATTATGAAAGGCAATAGTTTTCCCAGTGGAGGGAATTTCTTTTATGAAATCACCGCGATGCGTAAAAAACTTAAGTATTCGCGTGGCTTCCTCTTCCTCACTGGCTGCCTGATGAACGACCTGTATTCCCACCCATTGGTCTGAAATGAAATAGCGATCCATAAACTCAAAGTCAGTCTGAATAATTTCAATAATCTTGTTGAAATCCTCTCCTGCTGCTTCAATTTCATCCCTCTGAATATCTATGTCTAGGGGGATTGAGTTTACTGAATAGTCATCAAGATTAATAGAGTAGAGGCTGTCGGTCATGGGATAATATCCATACAGGCTATTATCATGTTTTTCAAAATTCATTCCGGATGAGCGCAACATCACCATGCTACTTATTGCATTCACTCTGCCTAAAGTAAAATCCAGAGCTTCTGAAGTCTTGTCGTCATAAAAGCGGTAGGCTAATGGAAGGGAGTCATTGGAAAAGCCAGTGTAGGAAGTCCTTCCAAGAATAAATGAAGGGCTATTTTCTTCTCTGCGTAAAAGAAGAACACCTCCGAAATCCTCATGAGTTACTTCTTCTATGCATTCCTGTGTTTCAATATCAAAATAGATAAGCTTGGTGAGAGACTGATCCAGCACATACAAGGTGTTTTCAAAAGTGTCGAAGGCAGACACCTGCTCAAATTCACAAGGACCCTTTCCGATACCTCCATAGCTGGCAACCATCTCATAGTCTTCGAAAAGATATACGCCCGGAGAATTGTCAGAAATGATCAGTCTATTCTCATCCAGAAAATCAATACCGGCAATAGAGCCGAGAAAAGTCATATCATCTTTAAGCACATGGGTTGTAGCTGAATCAGCAAGAGAAATTGAGATGCTGGAACTCGGTGTTTTGTTTTCATCTTCAGAAGAACAACCTATAAAAGCTAAAAGAACTGACAGAAATAGAATTAGATTAAAGCGCATAGCGAAAATGTAATATTATGAGTGAGGGATTTACGTAATATTAATGACCTTATAAACTTTATAATATGCAAGTTAAGCTTGGCGAAGCTGTAGGTAGTTTCATTAGTCAAAGAATATGAAGCGGCAAACTTTACTTCTCGTTTTTTCAATAACTCTATTTATATACAGTCACGGGGTTTCACAGACTCCTATGCAGAAAGAGTTGCCTGACATGTCTGCTTTTGTTGGGGCATGGATTGGGGTGTCAGGTGTTGATACGCTAATAGTGGACCTTCAATTAAAGAGTTACTTTCTTAAACCGTTAGGAAAAAATATCTGTGTTCTATACGGAGACTATGAGTACAAATCTGATAGTACATTCAAAACAGACTCAAAACCCAATGAAGTTGAGTTTCCACTCAATGTCGGAATTACCCAAGAAAGAGATGAAAGAGAATTCATTGGCTTTGCCTTTAGAGATAAAGAGTTGGGTAAAACAGGAAGATTAAGGCTATATGTGGATGAAAAAAACGCGGATAAACTTGAATGGCGTTTGTCTTATGGTGAGGGGATTTATATAAATGCTACCAGAGCAGAAATCGAAGAGCGAAAAAGGTTTTCTGTTCCCACCGAAATGACGTTGTACAGAAGAGAATAAATTGAGAAGCAATATCCGTAAATGAAAAGAAATGCAATTTGTTCTGAATCCTAATTGAATCCAATCATCCTGCTCCTTATCTTAGGAAAACTTCAAATAAGCGTTCACTCACAATTACCGATTTAGCAATCCATAACTTTGAAGCACTGCCGTCGCGTACCCAAAAATGGAGGTCGCGAGATTGATGGCATTATCTTTTCTCAATATCATTATTCAAATCCGGCGCGTTATTCGCAGTCGGATTTTTTTTGATCTAAAAATCCAGACACCTCTTCAAGCCAGTACTCCAATAAATAATTTTTTCCCAGGTTATGAAGCTCTGCGTCGTAACCTATTTGCTCCTACGCAAAGTATCGGGGGCAAGAGTGTTGTTAGAGTCAGTAAGCAGACCACAAACTATCTGGGTTCAAATCTTTTTGTTAACGAATCCAATTTTCCACAAAACCATATTTCACCAAACCCGAAACACAGTTAATCAATGTCACTCAACCAAAGAAAAAAAGCCATACTTGCACTAAGCGACGGTACCATTGTTCACGGCCAGGCTGTTGGACATGAAGGAATAACTGGTGGCGAGCTATGCTTCAACACCAGCATGACCGGTTACCAGGAAATTTTCACCGACCCGAGTTATTACGGTCAGCTGATGATGATGACCTACCCTCACATTGGAAATTATGGAACCATGCCCCGGGATGATGAAGCCCGAAAGGTGATGGTCGCTGGAATTATCACCCGAGCCTTTTCATGGGAATTCAGTAATCCTATGGCCGATCGAAGTCTACAGGAATATTTGGTAGATAACGAAATTACGGGGATTTCAGGAGTTGATACCCGAATGCTTGTTCGCCATGTTCGAGAAAAGGGCGTGATGAACGCGGTTATCTCCAGCACTGAGATGGATGAAGAAAAGCTGGTTCAAATGGCCAAAGACTGGGACGATATGGAAGGTCTTGAACTAGCCTCCAAAGTAACCCGATCAGAGGCCCAAACCGTAAACGGAGCTGATGACTTTAGAGTAGCTGCTTTCGATTACGGAATAAAGCAAAACATCATCAACAATCTGAACCAAAGAGGATGTACACTGAGAATTTTTCCGGCAAAAACATCAGTTGAAGAAATCAAGGAATGGGAAGCAGACGGATACTTCTTTTCAAATGGTCCCGGAGATCCAACGGCTACAGCCGAGTATGCGCTGGAGGCTGTTAACTATGCTACCCAAAGTGGGAAGCCGGTTTTTGGGATTTGCCTGGGGCATCAACTGATGGCGCTGAGTGAAGGCCTGAAAACGAAGAAGATGTTTGTAGGTCACCGCGGAGCCAATCAGCCCGTGCAAAACCTTTCAACAGGATTGGTTGAAATTTCAACACAAAATCATGGCTTTGCAGTAGATGAAGAATCACTCGACGATAAAATTGCCAAGGTTACACACATCAACCTGAATGACCAGACGATTGAAGGCTTAGAGTTCAAGAACTTCCCCGGTTTTTCGGTTCAGTATCACCCCGAAGCATCACCCGGTCCACATGATTCCGCTTACTTGTTTGATCAGTTCATCGACATGATGAAAGCACAGAAATAAGACAGCCGCCACCGCCCAAAAACCAAATAACGAATTAACAAAAAAAGAAATAGACTATGCCAAGACGCGACGACATCAAAAAAATTCTGATTATAGGCTCCGGCCCCATTGTGATTGGCCAGGCCTGTGAATTTGATTATTCCGGATCTCAAGCTTGCCGATCGCTGCAGGAAGAAGGCTATGAGATTGTACTGATTAATTCGAATCCGGCAACTATAATGACCGATCCTATAATGGCGGATGAGGTATATATGTTGCCTATGACTACCGACTCAATTCGGGAAATTGTAGCCATAGAAAAACCGGATGCTGTCCTACCAACCATGGGTGGACAAACGGGACTGAACCTTTGCCGGGATCTGGAAAAAGAAAATTTCTGGAAAGAAAATAATGTCAAGATTATCGGTGTAGATATTGATGCGGTTGAACTGACTGAAGATCGCCAGCTATTCCGTGACAAGATGGAAGAAATTGGAATAGAGCAATGTCGAAGCCGAACAGCACAATCACTGCTGGACGCCAAAGAAATAGTGGAAGAGCTTGGCGGACTTCCCATTGTTATTCGCCCTTCATTTACAATGGGTGGTGCCGGTGGCGGTATCGTTTGGAATGAAAGCGAATTTGAACGAAAAGTATTACGGGGATTAGAGCTCAGCCCGGTTCATCAGGTGCTTATTGAGGAATCTAT comes from the Balneola sp. genome and includes:
- a CDS encoding gluconolactonase — its product is MKSFFTLLLLSAVFNISAFAQQSPVVADGAELTLISDNFSFTEGPIADSKGNVYFTDQPNNKIHVWTKGEPISVFMDESGRANGLYFDHDGNLLAAADGNNELWSISPDKEVTVLVADFEDKKLNGPNDIWVDSKGGIYFTDPYYQREYWTRTEPEITEQRVYYLSPENNLTIAAEDVVKPNGIIGTPDGKTLYVADIGDGKTYSYTISSDGNLSNQTLITEFGSDGMTLDEEGNIYLTGDGVIVFNPEGEQIEHIKVPQPWTANVTFGGPENQTLFITASTAVYTLDMKVAGAE
- a CDS encoding carbamoyl phosphate synthase small subunit, coding for MSLNQRKKAILALSDGTIVHGQAVGHEGITGGELCFNTSMTGYQEIFTDPSYYGQLMMMTYPHIGNYGTMPRDDEARKVMVAGIITRAFSWEFSNPMADRSLQEYLVDNEITGISGVDTRMLVRHVREKGVMNAVISSTEMDEEKLVQMAKDWDDMEGLELASKVTRSEAQTVNGADDFRVAAFDYGIKQNIINNLNQRGCTLRIFPAKTSVEEIKEWEADGYFFSNGPGDPTATAEYALEAVNYATQSGKPVFGICLGHQLMALSEGLKTKKMFVGHRGANQPVQNLSTGLVEISTQNHGFAVDEESLDDKIAKVTHINLNDQTIEGLEFKNFPGFSVQYHPEASPGPHDSAYLFDQFIDMMKAQK